In one window of Saprospiraceae bacterium DNA:
- a CDS encoding phosphoribosylglycinamide formyltransferase → MKKRKIAIFASGNGTNALQLIKYFKNHSHIQVGLIVTNSNKAGVIDIAKEHNIPVSVINRSLLANNSFMTAMLNLYDIDFIVLAGFLLLMPPFLIKLFDQKMINIHPALLPKFGGKGMFGLNVHQAVINEGDAESGMTIHYVNEMYDRGKIIFQAKCKVDRKDSAEKLSKKVQELEHQHLPEWTEKLVMQTRYI, encoded by the coding sequence ATGAAAAAAAGGAAAATTGCCATATTCGCTTCCGGTAATGGGACGAATGCACTTCAATTGATCAAATATTTTAAGAACCATTCCCATATACAAGTTGGGTTAATCGTAACCAATTCCAATAAGGCGGGTGTCATAGACATTGCAAAAGAACATAATATTCCGGTCTCTGTGATCAATCGTTCTTTACTCGCAAACAATAGTTTCATGACAGCTATGCTGAACCTGTACGACATTGATTTTATTGTACTTGCCGGATTCCTGCTTTTAATGCCTCCTTTCCTCATCAAATTATTTGATCAAAAAATGATCAACATTCACCCTGCTCTTTTACCTAAATTTGGTGGCAAAGGAATGTTTGGTCTAAATGTTCATCAGGCAGTGATCAATGAAGGCGATGCAGAATCAGGCATGACCATCCACTACGTGAATGAAATGTACGATCGCGGTAAAATCATTTTTCAGGCAAAATGCAAAGTTGACCGTAAAGACAGCGCTGAAAAACTCAGTAAAAAAGTACAGGAACTCGAACATCAGCATTTGCCGGAATGGACTGAGAAACTGGTCATGCAGACAAGATATATTTAA
- a CDS encoding DNA-directed RNA polymerase subunit omega, with the protein MTDIKTQVQGINPNVKARNIAEFTSETGNIYETINVLSKRANQLTNDIKNELVEKLEEFATHSDTIEEVQENKEQIEISKFYEKLPNPAIIATEEYLEGKLVSSYRNVSPDSEA; encoded by the coding sequence ATGACAGATATCAAAACACAAGTTCAAGGAATTAATCCAAACGTTAAAGCCAGAAATATTGCTGAATTCACCAGTGAAACAGGCAACATTTATGAAACTATAAATGTCCTTTCAAAAAGAGCCAATCAGCTTACCAATGACATTAAAAATGAATTGGTGGAAAAACTCGAAGAATTCGCAACCCACTCGGATACCATCGAAGAGGTACAGGAGAACAAAGAACAGATCGAGATCTCTAAATTTTATGAAAAACTTCCCAATCCAGCCATCATAGCTACGGAGGAATATTTGGAAGGAAAGCTGGTATCGAGCTATCGCAACGTTAGTCCCGATTCAGAAGCATAA
- a CDS encoding GH3 auxin-responsive promoter family protein produces the protein MLSKKGLLQRIALALTRFNQKDYGKAELCQNKIFRKFISKAKNTKFGKDHDFKNIRTHADFCSRVPVRDYEDFKVYIDSIRTGAQDVLWPGRPKYFCKSSGTTSGSKYIPITKASIGNHIRTARNALFHYISNHPETGVFDGKMLFLSGSPKLEMSGSIPIGRLSGIVNHEIPAWFQSSKLPPYELNCVEPWELKIDELVKAVYKEDIRVLSGIPPWIQMFCERLLEFTGKSTVAEVFPNLELYIHGGVNYGPYQKKLNELFGRELSLMETYPASEGFLAFQDRIQEPGLQLVINDGIFFEFIDKNELNQPDAKRYLLPEVKTDRDYAVVLSTNAGLWAYLIGDLVRFVSLKPYKIRVSGRISQFISAFGEHVIGSEIDQAISYAQKTHSFDVVEFTVAPQVSPSDNKHPYHEWLIEFSEIPKNLNEIALTINSRLCELNAYYKDLIDGKLLDTLKIRPVKRNAFLNYMRSIGRLGEQFKVHRLSNDRKVVEDLYKDIVS, from the coding sequence ATGCTGAGCAAGAAAGGACTGCTTCAAAGAATTGCCCTCGCACTGACCCGTTTCAATCAAAAAGACTATGGGAAGGCAGAACTTTGCCAGAACAAAATTTTCAGAAAATTTATTTCCAAAGCGAAGAACACCAAATTTGGGAAAGACCATGATTTTAAAAATATCCGTACGCATGCTGATTTTTGCAGCAGGGTGCCTGTAAGGGATTACGAGGATTTTAAAGTTTATATCGATTCAATCAGAACGGGAGCCCAGGATGTCCTATGGCCCGGTCGTCCCAAGTATTTCTGCAAATCATCGGGCACTACTTCAGGATCCAAATACATTCCCATTACCAAAGCAAGCATTGGCAACCACATCCGAACAGCCCGGAATGCACTGTTTCATTACATCAGCAATCACCCGGAAACAGGCGTTTTCGACGGGAAAATGTTGTTTTTGTCGGGAAGTCCGAAATTAGAAATGTCGGGTTCAATCCCCATTGGCAGGTTGTCGGGAATCGTCAATCATGAAATTCCAGCCTGGTTTCAAAGTTCTAAATTACCCCCTTACGAGCTTAATTGTGTAGAGCCCTGGGAACTCAAAATCGATGAACTTGTAAAAGCAGTCTATAAAGAAGACATCCGGGTGCTCAGCGGCATTCCGCCATGGATCCAAATGTTTTGCGAGCGACTCCTTGAATTTACGGGAAAATCTACGGTGGCTGAGGTGTTCCCCAATCTCGAACTCTATATTCATGGTGGAGTCAATTATGGCCCCTATCAGAAAAAATTGAACGAACTTTTTGGGCGGGAACTCTCTTTGATGGAAACTTACCCGGCAAGCGAAGGTTTTTTAGCATTTCAGGATCGGATCCAGGAACCCGGACTTCAGCTGGTCATTAACGACGGGATTTTTTTCGAGTTTATAGATAAAAATGAACTGAATCAACCCGACGCTAAAAGATACCTGCTGCCCGAAGTAAAGACTGACCGGGACTATGCAGTAGTTTTAAGTACCAATGCCGGACTCTGGGCCTATCTCATTGGTGATCTGGTGCGTTTTGTCTCACTGAAACCCTATAAAATAAGGGTTTCCGGAAGAATAAGTCAATTTATTTCAGCTTTTGGCGAACACGTCATTGGTAGCGAGATCGATCAGGCGATCAGTTATGCTCAGAAAACGCATAGCTTTGATGTTGTAGAATTCACGGTTGCACCCCAGGTGAGTCCATCCGACAATAAACACCCCTACCACGAATGGTTGATCGAATTTTCAGAAATCCCAAAAAATCTCAATGAAATTGCGCTCACCATCAACAGCAGATTGTGTGAACTGAATGCATATTACAAAGATCTCATCGACGGAAAGTTGCTCGATACCCTGAAGATCAGGCCGGTAAAAAGGAATGCTTTTTTAAACTACATGCGAAGCATAGGGCGTCTGGGCGAACAATTTAAAGTGCACAGGCTGAGCAATGACCGTAAAGTTGTAGAAGACTTGTACAAGGATATTGTCAGCTGA
- the bamD gene encoding outer membrane protein assembly factor BamD, with protein sequence MRKIGLGICLALSLLLPGCKSGYEKIRNSGDPQLILKSANQYYGEKEYFKAQTLYELVLTSFRGQKEAEEIYFNYAYTHYYLKEYDLASYLFKNFANTFINSTRKEDADYLSVYSLYKTAPGYKLDQSSTQKAIEGFQLFINSYPNSSRVADCNKIIDECRAKLELKSFEAGKLYFEMENYQSAVASFQNLLIDFPETKNDKEIRLMICRAAFLLAENSIYEKQKSRYSEALEFTKTFLSKYPVGKQSTEVKTIAQKIQRKLKSEPYDRYQNTSSRN encoded by the coding sequence ATGAGAAAAATTGGTTTGGGAATCTGTTTGGCTTTGTCTTTGCTCTTGCCGGGCTGTAAATCGGGCTATGAAAAAATACGCAACAGCGGAGATCCTCAACTTATTTTAAAATCAGCCAACCAGTATTACGGGGAAAAAGAATATTTCAAGGCGCAGACCTTGTATGAATTGGTACTGACTTCATTCAGGGGCCAAAAAGAAGCAGAAGAAATTTATTTCAATTACGCCTACACCCATTATTATTTAAAAGAATACGACCTGGCATCTTACCTGTTCAAAAATTTTGCTAATACCTTTATCAATAGCACCCGGAAAGAAGATGCCGACTATTTATCTGTTTACTCGCTGTATAAAACGGCACCCGGATACAAGCTTGACCAATCTTCGACTCAAAAAGCCATTGAAGGATTCCAGCTTTTCATCAACAGCTATCCCAATTCTTCCAGAGTTGCAGATTGCAACAAAATCATAGATGAATGCCGTGCTAAATTGGAACTCAAAAGTTTCGAAGCCGGCAAACTATATTTTGAAATGGAAAATTACCAATCAGCGGTAGCAAGTTTTCAAAATTTGCTCATTGATTTTCCGGAAACAAAAAACGATAAAGAAATCAGACTCATGATTTGTAGAGCTGCTTTTCTCCTTGCAGAAAACAGTATTTACGAAAAGCAAAAATCCAGGTATTCAGAAGCACTCGAATTCACTAAAACTTTTCTAAGCAAGTACCCTGTTGGCAAACAGAGTACAGAAGTTAAAACAATAGCACAAAAAATTCAACGCAAATTAAAATCCGAACCTTATGACAGATATCAAAACACAAGTTCAAGGAATTAA
- a CDS encoding gliding motility-associated C-terminal domain-containing protein, whose translation MLRTLLLFSLFVQFITSSIAQGCAGLNADAGPDQFTCDPLTPLQLMGSYSGIPDKYYWTPSTYLSDPNSTDPFVNAPPGKYTYTFKVESVGNMDFINNGNFESGNSGFSHEYNYGVPGGPFAPGWLSVGTNPFGYNTAWTACGDHTSGSGNQLIVDGHTNANAKVWCQTVNLTVGRTYLFRFFVQSVFPNNPAQLNALANNVIFGNIQAAGVCDWQMFEGCFTATSSNVEICIRETSGVGFGNDFAIDDISLFEKCMDEDEVIVEIIDLKAKINIPTQPKCASDIFDLNALGSSAGPNIQYEWSSVGGKIVSSNGLIAKGQGGGMYKIKVIYRNGNIYCEKEDEIEVEPSEDLEATLEVEGIANCNLDTIKLQASVLNGGGNFSYFWIPANKIVKGVNDPTAYVLEAGIYKVVIKDKDSGCETEIQDVVVSDTLKPQFSLAGDTLINCLIDTANLLSTPFDTLRFSYEWTLPDQSLINNKVHIQSTDSGVYKLKVFDKANKCFTEKYWNVSIDTTSPFLELGPDGAIDCLLPEYLVSAQGSPFPDSADFKWNLPGGISTNERSFATKLIRDSGWVFLTLINRLNGCEAKDSLYIRDFRAIPPAGAGQTDTLNCRKQSLVLNGTGKSDSTLVLWTTTMGRILTGQTSFSPEIDQSGWYYLNVTDTSNHCSNTDSVYIAADFNKPVVVTGADQIFTCADTLKILDAGGSSQGPEFTYNWTTSNGLIRSGQGTSQLLVNAPGTYLLEITNQTNGCSDTSSVLVSPDFSAPVGSIVQADTLTCNVRKITLSANASSPVGNPIRYHWIADAGQNINGPNTLNPEVQEAGLYTLIIFDEVNGCSTKVSIQVAVDTLSPLAWAGADQTWNCATTQLQLNGSNSSGLHPILFDWSSINGTIQGLANQNQIIAKAPGLYTLLVTDSVNGCIAMDTLIVIADTVKPVASILRPDTLTCLKTSVVLDASPSSAGGQLNYSWTTSNGQISGPSQMRTAIANQSGLYQLIIRDTLNFCSDTSTIVVLENTQKPILTLTGNTQLTCAVLSTLLQVNVQNSSGKINNLWSTSTGLISGNPSMDSIRVTRPGWYYIQTTDNTNGCSSLDSVHVDQMNDLKVDAGNTGQLTCNIKNLALTGTVFSGSGSEQYLWTTTQGNILSNPQSRNVNIDKAGIYYFRAFNPANGCDALDSVVVSENTNYPTQAELRVDPMNCPGDIWTVNIESITGGEAPLQITFEGSALPGRTIQGSLAGSYQIIITDRNGCELKKDFDILPATGVSMNLVPYVKINAGEFYTLQPTFSIPLDSIGSIHWSPSSNLSCTDCFSPVVQNLNDDIEYYCTVTDKKGCTASARIKIEVIKRNIWFPNAFSPNGDQINDIFHPYIEEGSFNQIKLFKIFDRWGNLLFERAAISPEQFRNGWDGNVNGDKAMPGVYLYVLQLEWKNGDLQIYSGDLSLIR comes from the coding sequence ATGTTAAGAACTCTTTTGCTTTTTTCTTTATTTGTACAATTTATTACGTCTTCCATCGCCCAAGGTTGTGCTGGCCTCAATGCTGATGCAGGTCCGGACCAGTTTACCTGTGACCCGTTAACGCCTCTGCAACTCATGGGATCGTATTCCGGTATCCCCGATAAATATTACTGGACCCCATCGACCTATTTAAGCGATCCCAATTCGACCGACCCTTTTGTAAATGCTCCGCCTGGTAAGTATACCTATACCTTCAAAGTTGAATCCGTTGGGAATATGGATTTTATCAACAATGGCAATTTTGAATCCGGTAATTCAGGTTTTTCGCATGAATACAATTATGGGGTACCCGGTGGACCATTTGCGCCGGGATGGCTGAGTGTAGGTACCAACCCCTTTGGTTACAATACAGCCTGGACAGCTTGTGGCGACCATACTTCTGGTTCCGGAAATCAACTAATAGTCGATGGACATACCAATGCCAATGCAAAAGTTTGGTGTCAAACTGTTAATCTAACGGTTGGCCGAACTTACCTTTTCAGATTTTTTGTTCAAAGTGTATTTCCCAATAATCCGGCACAATTAAATGCTTTGGCCAATAATGTCATTTTTGGAAACATTCAGGCTGCAGGTGTTTGTGATTGGCAAATGTTTGAAGGATGTTTTACCGCTACCAGCTCCAATGTCGAAATCTGCATTCGCGAAACGAGCGGAGTAGGATTTGGAAATGATTTTGCAATAGACGACATTTCCTTGTTTGAAAAATGCATGGATGAAGATGAGGTCATCGTGGAAATCATCGATCTGAAAGCAAAGATCAACATTCCAACTCAACCCAAATGTGCATCAGATATTTTTGATTTAAACGCGTTGGGATCTTCCGCTGGCCCCAATATTCAATATGAATGGAGTTCTGTCGGCGGCAAAATCGTTTCATCCAATGGATTAATTGCAAAAGGTCAGGGAGGTGGGATGTATAAAATAAAAGTGATCTACAGAAATGGAAATATTTATTGTGAAAAGGAAGATGAAATCGAAGTGGAACCATCTGAAGATCTCGAAGCAACACTTGAGGTAGAAGGTATTGCAAACTGTAATCTCGATACGATTAAATTGCAGGCGAGTGTTTTAAACGGAGGAGGAAATTTTAGTTATTTTTGGATCCCCGCTAATAAAATCGTAAAAGGAGTTAATGACCCTACCGCTTATGTTCTGGAAGCGGGTATTTATAAAGTCGTCATCAAAGACAAAGATTCAGGTTGCGAAACGGAAATTCAGGATGTGGTGGTATCAGATACCTTGAAGCCCCAATTCAGTTTGGCGGGCGATACTTTAATCAATTGTCTGATCGATACCGCCAATCTCCTGAGTACTCCCTTTGACACGTTGCGTTTTAGTTATGAATGGACTCTACCGGATCAAAGTCTTATCAATAATAAGGTTCATATTCAATCTACAGACTCCGGAGTTTACAAACTTAAAGTATTCGACAAAGCCAACAAGTGCTTTACTGAAAAATATTGGAACGTATCCATCGATACCACTTCCCCATTCCTGGAACTTGGGCCCGATGGCGCAATTGATTGCCTGTTGCCTGAATACCTGGTCTCTGCGCAGGGATCTCCATTTCCAGATTCTGCGGACTTCAAATGGAATTTACCCGGCGGCATTTCAACTAACGAACGTTCGTTCGCAACGAAACTGATCAGAGATTCAGGTTGGGTTTTTCTAACCCTCATCAACCGCTTGAATGGTTGTGAAGCAAAAGACAGTTTGTACATTCGAGACTTTCGTGCGATCCCTCCTGCCGGCGCAGGCCAAACCGATACGCTGAATTGCAGAAAACAATCACTTGTGCTGAACGGTACCGGAAAATCAGACTCAACCCTCGTCCTGTGGACCACAACCATGGGCCGCATTCTAACAGGCCAAACCAGCTTTTCTCCGGAGATCGATCAGTCGGGTTGGTATTACTTGAATGTAACGGATACAAGTAATCATTGCTCGAATACGGATTCGGTTTACATCGCAGCTGATTTTAATAAACCTGTTGTCGTTACCGGCGCTGATCAAATCTTCACCTGCGCAGATACCCTAAAAATTCTGGATGCAGGAGGCTCTTCACAAGGACCGGAATTCACTTACAACTGGACCACCTCCAATGGTTTGATCCGCTCAGGACAAGGGACTTCCCAACTTCTGGTCAATGCCCCGGGAACCTACCTTCTGGAAATCACCAACCAGACTAACGGTTGTTCGGATACATCGTCTGTTTTGGTCTCACCTGATTTTAGCGCACCGGTGGGCAGCATTGTACAGGCCGATACACTGACATGCAACGTTAGAAAAATCACCCTTTCCGCGAATGCATCATCACCCGTTGGAAATCCAATCCGTTACCATTGGATTGCGGATGCAGGTCAAAATATAAATGGACCCAACACCTTGAATCCTGAAGTGCAGGAAGCCGGGTTGTATACCCTGATCATTTTCGATGAAGTCAATGGTTGCAGTACAAAAGTTAGCATTCAGGTGGCCGTTGATACCCTGTCTCCCCTTGCTTGGGCCGGTGCCGACCAGACCTGGAATTGTGCAACCACGCAATTGCAACTCAACGGTTCAAATTCAAGTGGACTGCATCCGATACTCTTTGATTGGAGCAGTATTAATGGGACTATTCAAGGACTAGCGAATCAAAATCAAATCATCGCTAAAGCTCCCGGGCTCTATACCCTGCTTGTCACCGACAGCGTGAATGGCTGCATCGCAATGGATACCTTGATCGTTATCGCTGATACAGTCAAACCGGTAGCATCTATTCTCAGACCTGATACGCTTACGTGTTTAAAAACGTCTGTTGTGCTGGATGCATCTCCTTCGAGTGCTGGTGGGCAATTGAATTATTCATGGACAACTTCCAACGGACAGATCTCAGGACCATCACAAATGAGAACTGCCATTGCAAATCAGTCGGGCCTTTATCAATTGATCATTCGCGATACGCTAAATTTTTGTTCAGATACAAGCACCATAGTTGTTTTGGAAAATACTCAAAAACCAATTTTAACGCTCACCGGAAATACACAACTTACCTGCGCTGTTTTAAGTACCTTACTACAGGTAAACGTTCAAAATTCTTCTGGTAAAATTAATAATTTGTGGTCCACATCTACCGGTCTCATTTCCGGCAATCCGTCGATGGATTCCATTCGCGTGACCAGACCCGGTTGGTATTACATCCAAACCACCGACAATACGAACGGTTGTTCGTCCTTGGATTCTGTCCATGTGGATCAGATGAACGACTTGAAGGTAGATGCAGGAAACACAGGACAGCTTACGTGTAACATCAAAAACCTTGCTCTGACGGGAACCGTTTTCTCAGGCTCAGGTTCCGAACAATACTTGTGGACAACAACACAGGGAAATATTCTAAGTAACCCGCAGAGTAGAAATGTTAATATTGATAAAGCTGGGATTTATTATTTCCGGGCTTTTAATCCGGCGAATGGCTGCGATGCACTCGATTCTGTGGTCGTTTCTGAAAACACTAATTATCCTACACAAGCCGAGTTGCGCGTCGATCCTATGAATTGTCCGGGAGATATATGGACGGTGAATATTGAATCCATTACAGGAGGCGAAGCTCCGCTTCAAATAACATTTGAAGGGTCGGCGTTACCGGGCCGAACCATACAAGGCAGTCTGGCCGGAAGTTACCAAATCATCATCACCGATCGCAATGGTTGTGAGCTAAAAAAAGATTTTGACATCTTGCCTGCCACGGGCGTGTCCATGAACCTGGTTCCTTATGTCAAAATTAATGCAGGCGAGTTTTATACATTACAACCTACGTTCTCCATTCCATTGGATTCAATTGGCAGTATTCATTGGAGCCCCTCTTCGAACCTGAGTTGTACAGATTGCTTTTCACCTGTTGTTCAAAATCTGAATGATGACATTGAATATTATTGTACCGTTACAGATAAAAAAGGATGCACAGCATCAGCCCGAATTAAAATAGAAGTGATTAAAAGAAATATCTGGTTCCCGAATGCATTCAGCCCGAATGGAGATCAGATCAACGATATTTTTCATCCTTATATCGAGGAAGGTTCGTTCAATCAAATTAAATTATTTAAAATTTTCGATAGATGGGGAAATTTACTCTTTGAAAGAGCAGCGATCTCACCTGAGCAGTTTCGAAACGGGTGGGACGGCAATGTAAATGGCGATAAAGCCATGCCTGGTGTTTACCTATACGTTCTTCAGCTTGAATGGAAAAACGGTGATTTGCAAATTTATTCCGGAGATTTGAGCCTCATTCGCTAA
- a CDS encoding DUF4835 family protein gives MFVNLLLFFLAANSAFSQELNATVRVIAPNLGLSDKSIVAQMERNVKDFLNNQKWTQDVFEANERIKCNFQLVISADRGDNNLLVDISVQASRPTHNTNYETPLLNIIDKGVPVVFDPFKNLENSKETYYDNLSSVLTFYAYLILALDYDSFSLEGGEPYFQLLNNMMNSLPSNVRGFDDAWSPSKDKRNNRYFIVENLTNPRMKLFRRAFYEYHRQALDQFSKDPVSARATLTNVIKDFGRANGNYPDTYFMKIFSFTKQQEIIEIFKQGTTQEKQQVREVMTQLDPANTSQYNNFLKS, from the coding sequence TTGTTTGTTAACCTATTATTATTCTTTTTAGCAGCTAATTCTGCGTTTTCTCAAGAACTCAATGCAACGGTTAGGGTCATTGCACCAAATCTGGGACTTAGCGACAAATCAATTGTGGCCCAGATGGAACGAAACGTCAAAGACTTTCTAAACAATCAGAAATGGACTCAGGATGTATTTGAAGCAAACGAACGCATCAAGTGCAATTTTCAACTGGTAATCAGTGCAGACAGGGGTGACAACAATTTATTGGTCGATATTTCTGTTCAGGCTTCGAGGCCTACACACAATACTAATTATGAAACTCCCCTACTCAATATCATCGATAAAGGGGTTCCTGTGGTTTTTGACCCGTTTAAAAATCTCGAAAATTCGAAAGAAACCTACTACGACAACCTGTCTTCTGTACTTACATTTTATGCCTATTTGATATTGGCACTAGATTATGACAGCTTCAGCCTGGAAGGGGGTGAACCCTATTTTCAGTTACTCAACAACATGATGAATAGCTTGCCCTCCAATGTTCGGGGATTTGATGATGCCTGGTCACCTTCTAAAGACAAAAGAAACAACAGATATTTCATCGTTGAAAATCTTACCAATCCTCGAATGAAATTATTCAGAAGGGCATTTTACGAATACCATCGACAGGCACTTGATCAGTTTTCAAAAGATCCTGTTTCTGCCCGGGCTACACTGACCAATGTCATAAAAGACTTCGGAAGGGCCAATGGAAATTATCCCGACACTTATTTTATGAAAATTTTCAGCTTTACCAAGCAACAAGAGATTATTGAAATTTTTAAACAAGGTACAACACAGGAAAAACAACAAGTCAGGGAAGTTATGACTCAATTGGATCCTGCGAATACAAGTCAATACAACAATTTTCTAAAATCCTGA
- the coaBC gene encoding bifunctional phosphopantothenoylcysteine decarboxylase/phosphopantothenate--cysteine ligase CoaBC encodes MTNKKIILGITGSISAYKAAILLRLLTKSGAEVQVIMTEAAKDFIGPITLSTLSNKPVLHSLTHDQQWSQHVQLGLWADLLVVAPASAHTMAKFANGLADNLLCAVYLSARCPVMIAPAMDVDMWNHPATQNNIRKLMEIGHTIIPVEEGPLASGLEGKGRLAEPETIFSAIGEFFQSASLLSKKKVLITAGPTFEPIDPVRFIGNHSSGKMGIRLAEAALMMGAEVQIVVGPVSEPIQKHPRLFIHRVTTASEMFEKVKSLDSEIDIYILAAAVADFKPEHSEKEKIKKEGKSNPTLNLVPTPDIAKHLGESKKNGQFLCGFALETEHILDNAKSKLHKKNMDMIVINSPKDDQSAFGFDTNKISILENSGKFVSFGLQTKREAAMVILKAIISSLRT; translated from the coding sequence CTGACAAATAAAAAAATTATCCTTGGAATCACCGGGAGTATCTCGGCATATAAAGCAGCAATCCTTTTGAGATTGCTAACAAAAAGTGGCGCCGAAGTTCAGGTCATTATGACCGAAGCCGCGAAAGACTTCATTGGTCCGATCACCCTTTCTACGCTAAGCAATAAACCTGTACTCCATTCCTTGACTCACGACCAGCAATGGTCGCAGCATGTACAACTGGGCTTGTGGGCTGATCTGTTGGTCGTTGCTCCTGCAAGCGCACACACGATGGCAAAATTTGCCAATGGATTGGCAGATAATTTACTGTGTGCAGTTTACCTCTCTGCAAGATGCCCGGTCATGATCGCACCGGCCATGGATGTAGACATGTGGAATCATCCTGCTACTCAAAATAACATCAGAAAATTGATGGAAATCGGTCACACGATCATTCCAGTTGAAGAAGGTCCATTGGCCAGTGGACTGGAAGGCAAAGGGAGGTTGGCAGAACCTGAAACGATCTTTTCTGCCATTGGCGAATTTTTTCAGTCGGCTTCCCTGCTTTCAAAAAAAAAAGTACTGATCACGGCGGGCCCAACCTTTGAGCCCATAGATCCGGTTAGATTTATTGGCAACCACTCTTCGGGTAAAATGGGTATCCGACTGGCTGAAGCTGCATTAATGATGGGCGCTGAAGTGCAAATAGTCGTCGGTCCGGTATCAGAACCTATCCAAAAACATCCTCGACTTTTTATTCATAGGGTCACCACAGCTTCAGAAATGTTTGAAAAAGTTAAATCATTAGACTCTGAAATCGATATTTATATTCTAGCCGCTGCAGTGGCGGATTTTAAACCGGAACATTCCGAAAAAGAAAAAATCAAAAAAGAAGGAAAATCCAACCCCACGCTTAATCTTGTACCCACACCGGATATTGCAAAGCATTTAGGCGAATCTAAAAAAAACGGTCAATTCCTATGTGGATTTGCATTAGAAACAGAACATATTTTAGACAATGCAAAATCTAAATTGCATAAGAAAAATATGGACATGATCGTTATCAATTCACCTAAAGATGATCAGTCTGCTTTTGGATTTGATACAAATAAAATATCCATTTTGGAAAATTCAGGAAAATTCGTTTCCTTTGGATTACAAACAAAAAGAGAAGCTGCCATGGTCATTTTGAAAGCAATAATTTCAAGCCTCCGGACATGA
- a CDS encoding outer membrane lipoprotein carrier protein LolA, protein MSLILSLIILTGSVLNSSDPAAKKLLDKVSKHYQSLKSLEIQFNYELKLGNKSEGIQKGSLISKGEMYVLSLPDIDLYCDGTDHFAHLKKNKEIQISKKDDSDNRYHPKALSSIHKSGAYDFRIEDKISEQGKKWTVVEFKPMDSNETVFKIRLFINEAGSLIEKVQWFEKSGKATFVSFTKTNSNKEMADKLFKPDLKNLTGVHIEDLRED, encoded by the coding sequence ATGTCACTGATTTTAAGCTTAATCATTTTAACAGGATCTGTTTTGAATTCGTCAGATCCAGCAGCTAAAAAATTATTGGATAAGGTGTCCAAACACTATCAGTCTTTAAAGTCTCTCGAAATTCAGTTCAACTACGAATTGAAATTAGGCAATAAATCGGAGGGAATCCAAAAAGGCAGCCTCATCTCAAAAGGAGAAATGTACGTGCTGAGTTTACCGGATATTGACCTGTATTGTGACGGAACCGATCATTTTGCACACCTGAAGAAAAACAAGGAAATTCAAATCAGTAAAAAGGATGATTCGGACAATCGATATCACCCTAAAGCATTATCCTCCATCCATAAGTCTGGTGCCTACGATTTCAGAATAGAAGATAAAATCAGCGAGCAGGGTAAAAAATGGACAGTGGTTGAGTTTAAACCAATGGATTCAAACGAAACTGTATTTAAAATCAGACTTTTTATAAACGAAGCAGGAAGTTTGATTGAAAAGGTTCAATGGTTCGAAAAATCGGGAAAAGCCACCTTTGTCAGTTTTACAAAAACCAACTCCAACAAGGAAATGGCTGATAAACTATTCAAACCGGATCTAAAGAATTTAACGGGAGTTCATATCGAGGATTTAAGAGAGGATTGA